GTCCATTAGCTTTGGTGGGATGCTCGTATTTGCAATGATGCTGGGACTCGTTTCAGATGCAATTTCTGAGAAGTTTGACTCACTGAGAAAAGGAAGAAGTGAAGTTGTAGGGCAAAATCACACTCTTATCCTTGGGTGGAGTGACAAGTTGGTAagcctttgctcttcaaacctTAATTAGAAGTAGTAGATTTTCTAGTGTTGCTTTTGGAGTACCTGCaagcattttctttatttatttattttttccatcAGTCTAGTGATACATAATAACCTTGTTTTTATCCTCCTTTTAATCTCCAAAATCTCATCCAATTTTAGCCCTGTTATCAATAATAAATTCTTTTTTGAGAGTTGAAgatgtatttttcatttatattcTGTTTATCTAGTTCTACATCATCTGCTATCAAACTTGCTTTGCTTTCAAACAAAGAATGTGTATATGCTTGATTTACAATAGAATAAGTTTGTACATTACTAGGGCTTTTTACCAAGTAATTCTTGGATCAACATCTCGAATGCTAGCAAATGTTCagattcctttttctttgatgtTTGTGCTTATGTTCATTCCATATTCCTTGAGGGTACTTCCGGGGACTTTGGATTTAAGGCAAAAGAGAGTAGAATTGCCGAAATTGACTGCCGATAAATAAGAGCAGATAAGAATTGCATGCTCAGCTTTAACTCTACTTGTACAGCAGAATTTATTTTCTGTTCATGTGATTGCACAAGCATAAGCCACCATTGTAATTCCTGAAAATACTTCTTTATGCTCAGGGATCTCTATTGAATCAACTTGCTATAGCCAATGAGAGTTTGGGTGGTGGAATGGTTGTGGTTATGGCTGAAAGAGACAAAGAAGAGATGGAGCTTGACATTGCTAAAATGGAATTTGATTTTAGAGGAACATCTGTTCTATGCAGAAGTGGAAGCCCTTTGATTTTAGCCGACCTGAAAAAGGTATATCCTATTCCTGGGCTTAATCACATGCAACAAACAgctatccaaaattttttttatcattgttTTTTGATCCATGAAGTAAGTTGGCCTACTTTATACTCTTTTTCACAAATGGGTGGCTATAATTAGCTGCTCTTCTATCATAGTTTGATCAAATTAAGGTTTCTTGATTTTTGAACTGATTTTCTAATATAGCTTGCATGGAATTTGCCAGGTATCTGTCTCTAAGGCTCGTGCAATTGTCGTTCTTGCCGAAGATGGAAATGCCGACCAGGTAGCTTCATGAAAGAAATCATCATCTTTGATACTTAAGAAGTGAACTACTATTGAAGAACTTCTTTCTTTATTCTTTGTTATACAGAGTGATGCTCGTGCCTTGCGGACAGTTCTAAGCTTAACAGGAGTCAAAGAAGGACTAAGGGGACATATAGTGGTCGAACTGAGTGATCTTGATAATGAAGTCCTTGTTAAACTTGTAGGTGGAGATCTAGTTGAAACAGTTGTCGCACATGATGTAATTGGGCGGCTAATGATTCAATGTGCTCGGCAGCCAGGCCTTGCGCAGGTCAAATTTACTTGCTTTCTGCTTTTGAACTATTCATGCAGGCAAGAAACTGAATGGTCTGTAATTGGTTTCTTATCAACTTAAACTACATGTCTGTATGGACTTGGTTTGGCAGATATGGGAAGACATTCTTGGCTTTGAGAATTGTGAGTTCTACATCAAAAGATGGCCTCAGTTGGATGGAATGCCCTTTGAGGAAGTCTTGATTTGCTTCCCAGACGCTATTCCTTGTGGTGTCAAGGCAGCATCGTATGgtggaaaaataattttgaatccTGACGACTCCTATGTTTTGCAAGCAGGAGATGAAGTTCTTGTGATTGCAGAAGACGATGATACATATGCTCCAGCAGCACTGCCTACGGTGCTTCCCTTTTCTTTATAACATGCTCATAATATAAATTGTCCTCATATTTTTTATGTCAATTCCATTCAGAATTTACCCATGCCTAGTCAAGGTGTTTGCTTCCTCATGTTAAAATAACATTATGCAATGCGGAAAAAATAAATGGAAAATCAGGAGCAATGtggaaaaaataaatagaaaattggGAATGAACAGAtatgagaaaacaaaagatgGAATAGACATGATTGATATCGCCTTTATTAGTTCACATACAAAGATATGCTTTCCACTTCTTTCAACCATAAAAGATGCCAACTTTTGACCTCTTCAAGTATTGAGCTGTTTATTGACTCTTAATACGTTGATTCATCAAGCTGATCAATAGCATCTATGTCTGGTTCTGGTAAACTGGTCAGTCTAACTGCGTTTATGATCAGAATGACTAGATAGGCAATTGGAATAGTGTGATGTCATTTTTGGATCTTGGAAGGGTTAGGAGTATGTGGTTGTACTTCTGCAAGTGGAAAAGCTACTTGTCTGCAGATCAAGTAAATTGCGCATTGGGCAGTTGCAATGCTGTAGTTTTACCATCATAGAGTTATTGCTTCTGAATTTAAGGGTGTGTTCAAAATAAGCTTGCTCGTTAAGAGCTTACAACAGTGAAACCACATACTAAATTTTAAGCACTCTGAAAGGCTTTCCAATGTTTTCGTCTTGTCTGATTGGAGAATTGGAAAGAAAGTGCTTAATCATTTCAAAGAAAGAATATCATCCAATGGTAGGCCACTCTGCAAAGAAATGCTCTTCTGCTCTTGACAGTATGGTGATTCCTGTGATGGAATCCAACTAAGTGGGGCATACCATAAACAAAACTTACAGACACATAATTAATTTGGTTATTCAGGTCAAAGAAGCACCATTCATACCCATCACCCGACCAGCAAGAAAGCCACAGAAGATACTACTTTGTGGATGGAGGCGGGACATTGATGATATGATTGTGGTAAGCTCTATCAATCATAGCCCCtaattcttttctcttttcaccTGAATGCTGCAGGTTCAGAGAGGATATCTACCCAAGGATTTTATTGTTCCAAAATCTGCAGAGCGCATACTTTTTTGTGGTTGGCGTCGAGATATGGAAGATATGATTATGGTATCCTTGCCAGAAGCTACCATATGTTTCCACTACTTATACCAGTGTCTTATGCAATTCAATGCGGCCAAGCTATTCACAGAACACATTCTGATATGCATCTGCATCCCATTACTCAACATGGAGCACAACCTTTAAGTTCTTCCAATTTGGGATCCTTCTTTGATTAATTCAACCTTGGCTTCCTAAGACATAACATCTAACATCTTATGACTTACATACCATATTAAAGTCTACACTATTGTGCTAGGTATTGGATGCCTTTTTAGCACCTGATTCAGAGTTGTGGATGCTCAATGAAGTTCCCGAAAAGGAAAGGGAGAAAAAGCTCATAGATGGTGGCCTTGATAGCAGCAGATTGGTCAATATAACGCTGGTTAACCGTGAAGGAAATGCTGTTGTTCGACGTCACCTTGAAAGCCTGCCATTAGAATCCTTTGATTCTGTAAGTATTCTGTTTTTGTAATTGTGTTATAAGCATCTCTTTTATGACTTTAACAGAAAATTGTCGCCAGTAAACTGGTCTGCCAAAGTCCAATCAACATTAAAAAGTGGTACCTTTAGACCAATTACCAACATCTTGGTTCAAGTAGTGATTATCTGGACAACTACTAGTCTTTGAATTGTCTAATCTCCTTCTCTGTACCAAAGCTCCTCCTATTTATATGCAGATCTTAATTTTAGCTGATGAATCAGTTGAAGATTCAGCAATCCAGGCTGATTCCAGATCTCTTGCCACATTGCTTCTTATCCGTGATATTCTGGTACTTTGCTCAGACATTGTCATTTATCAACTTAATCTCTGGTCTAGTATTCATGGAAAGACTTAAGCCCATATTTTACTCATCTTCCTCTCCATTTGCTACTTCTGAATAGATTAAGTCTAGTATTTTTGGAAACACTTAAACGCATATTTGACTCATCTACCTCTCCATTTGCTTCTTCTGCATTTATACCATCAATCATAGTCAATCTATATTTCTGGCTGTTAAAACAGTACGTCTAGGTTCTAAAGAATCTATTGCATTcgaatttcttattttaatttgCTACTGAATGGTAAATATCATAACAGCACCATGATAGGAAATAGCCAACTTAAATTATGCGAGCTTCGCCAGATATTGgcactttttcctttcttttatggTGAATAAACACcgttattttctttttcaggtttatggagtagtttagaCTTTTCAACACTAATTGCATCTTCTTATTCTATGTGATGCTGCTTCGTGTACAGTTCTTGCTGCTCACTTCTATTGCTCTTCTTACCAAAATTGCATAGTAGGTTGTACTTGAGCAAGACTAATttactcttcctttttcttttgggtgGAAGATATGCTTATAATCACTTCTATGGTGTCCTAATGTACTCTCGATGGATATCTTCTTACAGTAATTTTTGTGAGAAAAGGTAGCAACTTCGTTATGTTTGTGACAGTTATGGTTAGAATTGCAATATGTACATCTTGCATGCTACCTTCTGTAAGATGTATACTAGCACAGTCATCAagattttatattaatttgcaTTTAAGTTGTTTTGTACTTTTTAATTGCTTTTATTCGGTCAGCTATGAAGTTTATAAATATTATACCCTCAATGTGCATCAGTATTCTGAATCCGGGTTTCAGCTCTGAATATCATATGCATGCATGGCTTTCAAGAAAACATCTTTTGCAGCAGCTTTTGACCAGCTTGATTAAGTCTTGAGAAGAACCATATGCCCTGAAACCTTCCCTTTACTTAATGAAAGAGTTTAGAGGATGGAAGATATGATAGTCCTTTGTGATAGATCACAACATTAGGACCCAGATCCAAATGCTATTACGATTTACTGCTCACGTGCTTCTGTAGCTGCACGATGTTTAAAGCATTTGAGCCTTTTAGATTCAGAAAATCAGGAAGACCTAATCTTTCTTTTGACTTTGCAGGCGAAACGCCTTCCATACAGGGAAGCTATGGTTTCACAAGTTCACAGAAGTAGCTTCTCACAAGGTTCCTGGATTGGGGAAATGCAGCAGGCTTCAGATAAGTCGGTTATAATTAGTGAAATCCTGGACCCCAGGACTAAAAACCTCTTATCTATGTCAAAAATCAGTGACTATGTCTTATCAAACGAGCTTGTCAGCATGGCACTAGCAATGGTTGCAGAGGATCGGCAAATAAATGATGTACTGGAGGAGCTTTTTGCGGAAGAGGTACTACTTTCAGCCACTAGATTAAGTGCATTTTAAActgctcttttttttctttaattggaaATCCTGAGCCACTAATTAGGTATAAATAATCACAGTTTGGTTAGGTAATTAAGAAGTGATGTTTTCCTTCGACAACTTTTTAATGTAGTGAGTTGCAGAGTATTCCCAACAGAAGCGTGCAAAGATAACACATCAATTTGCTATTTGCCCTTTTATGCGCCCTAAAAGAACAAAGTAACAAAAACAAAGACTTGCATGCTAAATTTTATGTAGCTGTAAGTTATGTATGAAAAATCTATCTATTATGAAGTAACagtgatattttaaaaataacgaGCCAGTGGAATGTTGCCTTATATTGAATTTTGATTGAGTTAATAGCTCTGTTGTCAGATGTTACCTACAGTGTAGAATTGCCTAAAGGGTCCTCTACTAGCTTTTTATCAGATTGTTCCTTAGTGATATCACTTGACAACGCCCCCCCGGTAGCTCGGATGGTCGCCCAGTTCTTAGTTAAGGCTGCCGACCCCAGGTTCGAGTCCCGTTGCCCGGAGTGGGTTGGGGTTGCCCTCTCCCGGGCCGCAGGGGGATTTAGTCGGGCCAAAGCCCCGGACACCCCCTgtgtaggaaaaaaaaaatatcacttGACAACAGGGGCGGATTTATGGTGGGGGCGGTGGGGGCCTGTAATTTCTATAATACCAATAGAATTTTGATATAATCTCAAGTGTGTCTCTTGAAGTTTTGTGTATTCTTTGGTTTATATGCTTCTAAAATTGACTTTGATTCTGTCTGTTGCTATAGCTATCGTAGAAAGGGTTTTTTCAGTTATGAATATGGTAAAAAATCGGTTACGAAATAGAATGGGAGACATTGGATGAATGATTGtttagttaattatattgagaaaaatatattttatgaaattcaaaatgaaaaaattgtaaaccgttatcaaaatatgaaaactcgtCGTGAGCAATTGTAAATGATTTAGTTtactttttgaaataaaattattattacattaataattttgagtttgtcaTTTTATGTCTTTCATGGAATATATgcatcatttgtacttgttggtgaatattttttttgcttaaaaaaccggaaaaagagtaggtaaaaaatttcagaattgCTTTTGCTCCCACTGAGAAAATTTTCTAGCTCCGCCGCTGCTTGACAACACCCAACTTTATGACTAATTAGTCTGAATAAACCAAACAGTGCTTTTAAAGTCTTCTTTGGTGGTAAAcatagaccaaaaaaaaaaagagggaactGCATTGTTTTTCCTATAAATTCTACGGATTTGTTTCTCTTTATTATTATCTCCAAGATATCAGGATACACCGTTTCTTTGACAGGGAAATGAGATGCAAATAAGAGGTGCGGAATTGTATCTCCGGGAAGGGGAGGAGCTGAGTTTCTATGAAGTACTACTTCGAGCACGTCAAAGAAGAGAGATAGTCATTGGGTATCGCGTGGCTAACACAGAGAGAGCTGTAATCAATCCCCCAGCCAAAAATGAGAAGCGAAAATGGTCAGTAAATGATGTTTTTGTGGTAATTGCTGAGAAAGAATGAGAAGTCACCATATTCCTGAAACCAGTGTGAATACTTGGAATGGGAAGTGATGGTAAAAGTCCAAAGAGAATGAGGAAGCATTAGGTTCTTGATATAATCAGCAAGGCATATGGCAAGGACAGTCACAATCCTTTCTTGCTTGACAAGAATCAAGTTATCTGCATGCAATTGCCAGGCTGCAATTCTTTTACTCAACGTTATTACTCTGAAATAAGCTGAAATCTGTAGATAGTATTTGCAgaatccccttttcttttctttttttttccaattttcccaCTATATTGTGTGGGATTAGCTCAATTTAACCTAGATGACAACTGTAtgtcttgttttattttatttttttcgctTATCACTTTGTAGTATGTAAGATCAGCTGTAAATAACAATGAGAACTAGTGAAGAGGGCACACcctatgtgtgtgtgtgcaaATCTAAAAGAACAattattgaaaagaaaaattaggaaaattttggtagttgttggagatttttttttttattttaatatgaaGGAAAGAAttgtgtttttctttcttgcttttttttttttgaatttggaGGGGAAGTTGTTGGCCGTTATTACCTTATTAGAAGTTTTATTAGGTTAGAGAAATGAGGATGTTGCATGTAtgtgatgtgtgtgtgtgtttattttagGGAGATAATGGTACCATTTTGCTCTTTATTTGAAAGGTAAAAAAAATAGGAATTATAAAAGGTGACACGAATGGTATAGACATATGGTATAGACATTGATGAGTCTTATTGACTTTAGAAGTTCACTGTGCACTTTTCTTTTGTCCAATAATTCTTTTCACGGGCATCAACTATGAAGTGATAAATCTTGTTAAGTAGAACATACCAGAGTGCATTCTTACCAGCCTACCAGAAATTAAACATATTTTAGCTCCTATAAGGCCGCTCCAGCGGATTAACTGCAATCAAAATTATCGTACCATTGTTCAACTATGTGGTTGttcttgttgttttttttttttctctttatttttctgATAATCAAttatatggttttttttttttttttttttgggttaatttgTTGACATGCATGAAACTTATGTCTTGTAGAATAAAGAAACTACAATCAGAGATGAAAAATTATTgcttcttcaaattttttagGCAGATTTACTGAGAAAAGTACCATACCGGTAGTCAGTCTAAACAATCTTTAAGCATTTTTATTCACTAATTCTCAGATGTACACAGACCTCTTTCTTTTAGATTGTTTGCTATCCAATTGCTGTTTAAGATGACCAATTAGAGACACTTCCAAGAAAGTTTAAATTCGTGGTTGCATGTGCCAAAGGTTGCGCAAAAACATTGCAGATTTGCAGTTATGCAGATACTTTACAACTTGACAAAATGATCCTTCTGAAGATTACTATCTTATAAGACACATGCTCGTTGGTTTAAGATGGtattttgtgatatttttggactATTGGTTCTGCTTGATTTGaccattttcttcaaaaacaagttttttcaTACACAATACTACGGTAATATATTCCCAAAAACACCTAATCCATGTAAATCTCAAATACaactaggaaaaaaaattaaataaaataaaaaactcaccACCTCTATCTTCTTC
This region of Coffea arabica cultivar ET-39 chromosome 3c, Coffea Arabica ET-39 HiFi, whole genome shotgun sequence genomic DNA includes:
- the LOC113735086 gene encoding ion channel CASTOR-like isoform X2, encoding MSLDRMDSSSDSPSTSFSNRDWFFPSQSFPNSSHHIPRTPIRRFSSPYPKRAATPSFQSFPASPPPPPSTPSISNSSPPPPPPPPANYYAKYAGVRRGSAYLSRQLPNQKSTSQNDGGGIGGQGIKSKSDDAVSEFREDSKTTTEPAGKRLTGLFGGRLIVRWQTAFTAAVLVTAFSSLVHKNFALHNEVIRLQDQIFKLNHRLLVCSLLDSIDDIDSTTHDINHLSNKSLKNIAVVASLALLSIPFLFLKYVDYVSNSRRLSDILTEEVSLNKQLAYRVDAFLSVHPYAKPLALLVATVLLICLGGLALFGVTDDSLADSLWLSWTYVADSGNHANSEGIGPRLVSVSISFGGMLVFAMMLGLVSDAISEKFDSLRKGRSEVVGQNHTLILGWSDKLGSLLNQLAIANESLGGGMVVVMAERDKEEMELDIAKMEFDFRGTSVLCRSGSPLILADLKKVSVSKARAIVVLAEDGNADQSDARALRTVLSLTGVKEGLRGHIVVELSDLDNEVLVKLVGGDLVETVVAHDVIGRLMIQCARQPGLAQIWEDILGFENCEFYIKRWPQLDGMPFEEVLICFPDAIPCGVKAASYGGKIILNPDDSYVLQAGDEVLVIAEDDDTYAPAALPTVKEAPFIPITRPARKPQKILLCGWRRDIDDMIVVLDAFLAPDSELWMLNEVPEKEREKKLIDGGLDSSRLVNITLVNREGNAVVRRHLESLPLESFDSILILADESVEDSAIQADSRSLATLLLIRDILAKRLPYREAMVSQVHRSSFSQGSWIGEMQQASDKSVIISEILDPRTKNLLSMSKISDYVLSNELVSMALAMVAEDRQINDVLEELFAEEGNEMQIRGAELYLREGEELSFYEVLLRARQRREIVIGYRVANTERAVINPPAKNEKRKWSVNDVFVVIAEKE
- the LOC113735086 gene encoding probable ion channel CASTOR isoform X1, yielding MSLDRMDSSSDSPSTSFSNRDWFFPSQSFPNSSHHIPRTPIRRFSSPYPKRAATPSFQSFPASPPPPPSTPSISNSSPPPPPPPPANYYAKYAGVRRGSAYLSRQLPNQKSTSQNDGGGIGGQGIKSKSDDAVSEFREDSKTTTEPAGKRLTGLFGGRLIVRWQTAFTAAVLVTAFSSLVHKNFALHNEVIRLQDQIFKLNHRLLVCSLLDSIDDIDSTTHDINHLSNKSLKNIAVVASLALLSIPFLFLKYVDYVSNSRRLSDILTEEVSLNKQLAYRVDAFLSVHPYAKPLALLVATVLLICLGGLALFGVTDDSLADSLWLSWTYVADSGNHANSEGIGPRLVSVSISFGGMLVFAMMLGLVSDAISEKFDSLRKGRSEVVGQNHTLILGWSDKLGSLLNQLAIANESLGGGMVVVMAERDKEEMELDIAKMEFDFRGTSVLCRSGSPLILADLKKVSVSKARAIVVLAEDGNADQSDARALRTVLSLTGVKEGLRGHIVVELSDLDNEVLVKLVGGDLVETVVAHDVIGRLMIQCARQPGLAQIWEDILGFENCEFYIKRWPQLDGMPFEEVLICFPDAIPCGVKAASYGGKIILNPDDSYVLQAGDEVLVIAEDDDTYAPAALPTVQRGYLPKDFIVPKSAERILFCGWRRDMEDMIMVLDAFLAPDSELWMLNEVPEKEREKKLIDGGLDSSRLVNITLVNREGNAVVRRHLESLPLESFDSILILADESVEDSAIQADSRSLATLLLIRDILAKRLPYREAMVSQVHRSSFSQGSWIGEMQQASDKSVIISEILDPRTKNLLSMSKISDYVLSNELVSMALAMVAEDRQINDVLEELFAEEGNEMQIRGAELYLREGEELSFYEVLLRARQRREIVIGYRVANTERAVINPPAKNEKRKWSVNDVFVVIAEKE